Genomic segment of Chitinophaga varians:
GGAAACCTGCAGTTGAATTTCGAGGATGACATCGTGCGGGGCGCCTGCATCACCCACAATGGTGAGATCGTTCACGAGCGCCTGAAAAGCGCAAAACCGGCCACCAGCAGCGTACAAGGCTGATGGCGGGGACCGTACCGACTAATCAAATACCGCAAGCATGGAACATATTCTATCTTTTTTTCAACAACATATAGAGCTGATCTATATCGTGATCCTCTCCATTTTCCTTGGCGTGGAGGTGATTTCACGGGTGCCGTCTGTATTGCACACGCCGCTGATGAGCGGCGCCAACGCAATTCATGGCGTGGTGATCATTGGAGCGATCATCGTCATGGGACAGGCAGAGAAAGATAACTACCTCGCGCTGATACTCGGCTTCCTGGCGGTAATTCTCGGTACGGTCAATGTAGTGGGCGGTTTTGTGGTAACAGACCGTATGCTGGAGATGTTCAAAAAGAAAAAGAAATAATGGTTTAAAGCGCAATGTTTATGGGACTCAGTGTACTATCCATCATCTACCTGATCGGCTCTGTTACGTTTATCCTTGGCCTGAAAATGCTCAGCAAACCGGATACCGCCCGCAAGGGCAATCTGGTGGCGGCAGCCGGTATGGCGCTCGCTATTGTGGGCACTATCTTCCTCTATAAATCTGAAGGGAAACACCTGCATAATTACGGCTGGATAGCGGCCGGTCTCCTGATAGGCACCGTTATCGGTGTGATGGCCGCCAAAAAAGTGAAGATGACGGCCATGCCCGAAATGGTGAGCATGTTCAACGGTATGGGAGGCGCCTGCGCGGCCCTGATATCCATTGTGGAGTTTGATCATCTGTTGCATCCCGATTTTACGGTAAATGTGGACATCTCTGGCGACGGCGATGCCCTGGGACGCGCGATAGGTGAGATATGGGCGGCAGCTTCACGGGCAATGGACCACGATTTACGCGGGCATCTGCTGATCATTCTGCTCGGCCTCATCATTGGCGCCGTTTCTTTTGCCGGCAGCGTAATAGCCTGGGGAAAACTGAACGGCCGTATCAAGGATTTTGCTTTTAAAGGGCAGCATATCGTGAACCTCGTGGTGATGGCCGTGGTGCTGCTGGGCGCCGTGGTGTTGATCTGGACTGTCAACGGACGCGTGGAAGCGGCGGCAGAACATTCCCTGCTCAGTTTTCAGTTGTTGTTTTACCTGGTGCTGGCCTGTGCGCTCATATACGGTATCCTCTTCGTATTGCCGATAGGCGGTGCCGACATGCCGGTGGTAATATCACTGCTCAATTCCTTTACGGGCGTAGCTGCCGCGTGCGGCGGTTTCCTTTACAACAATCCGGTGATGCTCACCGGTGGCATCCTGGTGGGATCTGCGGGCACTATCCTGACCATTCTTATGTGCCAGGCGATGAACCGCTCCCTGAAAAATGTGCTGATCGGTTCTTTTGGCGGCGGTGCCGCCGCTGCGGCGGCAGGTGGCGGGGAACAGGGCAGCTACAAGGAAATCAGCCTGTCGGATGCGGCCGTGGTAATGGCTTATGCCAGCAAAGTGATGATCGTACCAGGTTACGGCCTGGCTGTGGCACAGGCGCAACATGCCTGTCATGAACTGGAAAAACTGCTGGAAGATAAAGGGGTGGAAGTGAAATATGCGATCCATCCGGTGGCGGGACGTATGCCCGGTCATATGAACGTGTTGCTGGCGGAGGCGGACGTGCCCTACGAGAAACTGCTGGAGATGGAAGACGCCAACGCGGAAATGCCTACTACTGATGCTGTTCTGGTACTGGGGGCCAATGATGTGGTGAACCCCGCCGCTAAAAGCGATCCTGCCAGTCCCATTTACGGAATGCCTATTCTGGAAGTGGAAAATGCCAAACTGGTGATCGTGAATAAACGTAGTATGAAGCCTGGTTACGCGGGCATCGAAAATGAGTTGTTTTTTCAACCAAAAACATCCATGCTGTTTGGTGATGCCAAGCAGGTATTGCAGCAGCTGGTGGCAGAAATCAAACAAGTGTAAATTACAAATTACGAATTACGAATTACGAATTGAGAGCTGTTTTATACACCGGTTACTAAGTAACTTTTTAAAAGAGGGTCCTCAATTTGTAATTCGTAATTCGTAATTCGTAATTTCGCGGAAAAAGAGCATTGTCCAATCATTTACCCGCAGCACTGATCGCTTCTCTGGAAGGCCTTCCCGGTTTTGACCGGGCGCCGTTTGAGCAGGTGCATGCCGCAGCAGAAAAAATCACTTCCCTGAGATTTAATCCACTGAAAGTACGTACTGCGGAAACGCAGGAAAATATCCTGTCTGCCTTGTCAGCCAGCGATGCTGTGCAGATACCCTGGAGTTCTGCCGGGTATTACCTGTCACAGCGGCCTTCCTTTACGTTCGATCCTTACTTTCATGCCGGCGCGTATTATGTGCAGGAAGCCTCTTCCATGTTCCTCGAACATGCGGTGCGGACAACAGTTGACCTCAGCCGCCCACTGAAGGTGCTGGACCTCTGTGCGGCGCCGGGCGGTAAATCTACCTTGCTGCAATCGTTGCTCAATGAACAAAGCATGCTGGTGGCCAATGAGGTGATCAAGCCAAGAGCGGCTTTGCTGGCGGATAACCTCAGCAAGTGGGGAGCGGCCAATGTGGTGGTGAGCAATAACGACCCGCGCGATTTCAGCCGGCTGCCGGGGTATTTTGATCTGATCGTGATTGATGCGCCCTGTTCCGGTTCCGGCCTTTTCCGCCGCGACCCTGAACTGATACCTGAATGGTCCCCTGAAAATGTGGAGCTATGCAGCCAGCGCCAGCAGCGGATTCTGGCCGATGTGTTGCCTGCACTGAAGGAAGATGGTATACTCATCTATTCGACCTGTTCTTTCTCAAAAGAAGAAGATGAAGTAATACTGGACTGGCTGGCCGATCATTTTGAATTGGAAAATATTGCGCTGAACGTACCGTCAGCATGGCAGATAGTACCAACGGTAACGGATAAACGAAATTGTACCGGTTACCGTTTTTATCCCAACCGGCTGAAAGGCGAAGGCTTTTTTATCAGCTGTTTCCGCAAGCGGGACATGGCGCACACGGCAAAACGCAAAGAGACGAAACAGGGCGTTGTCAGTGCAAAGGAACGGGAGTTGTTATCTTCCTGGATACAGTTGCCCGACGGGTATAGTTACCTGCCCCATCAGGATGAAATGTTGATTTTGTCGCCCCTGGTGGCAACAGAAATCGCATTCTTGCAACAACAGTTGTATATTCGCAAAGCGGGCGTTAAAGCCGGTCAGCCGGGAAAGAAGGAATTGATCCCGGACCACCAGCTGGCCATGAGCCCCATGGTAGCGGCGGAAGTACCGGTGGTGGACCTGGAACTGAAAGCGGCGTTGCAATACCTCCGCAAGGAAGACCCGGGCATCGATACGCCTGTCAGAGGCTGGGCGTTGATGCGCTACGGTCAGATGCCCCTGGGATGGGCCAAAATACTGCCCAACCGCATAAATAATTATTATCCTAAAGAACTCCGTATTTTGAAAGATATCAGCGGGCTGTAAAAAATGCCCGCGCTATTTGTTCCCGCTGTTACATATTTGTGAAATAGGCTGCCAACAAGTGTTTGCCGGTGTGTTGCGATTAACCCCGCCACATCATGGCAAACAACAAAAAGCATATTTTTTCGTTTGTTTTATTAAATATTTTTGTCAATTTTATCGCATATATTCGTTGCCCGAAAGAGGACGGTCATTCAATCATAAAAAGAGTTAGTATGGTAAAATCGATTCTATCAATTGCCTTGTTTGGTTTAAGTGCAGGAGTGGTAAAAGCGCAGGACACACTGCTGGTACAGGGTACCACACCGGCTCTTTACATCTCTCACGTTGTTAAAAAAGGAGAGAACTTCTATAGCCTCAGCCGTGCTTATGGCGTGCCCCCCAAAGAAATTGCTGCCGCCAACAAGATAACGATGGATCAGGGTTTGCAGTTAGGACATCTGCTGCATATCCCGCTGACAGCTTCCAATTTCTCCCAGAAAGCGGATGCCAGCGGAACACCGGTGTATCACAAGGTGACCGATAAGGAAACTTTATACCGCGTGAGTGTTAACCACAACAAAGTACCCCTGGACAACATCCGCCAATGGAACAACTTCCAGGGCGATGGACTGAAAAAAGACGGTTACATCATTGTCGGCTACCTGAAAGGCGGTAACGGCGCTGTGGCCTCCGCACCGGCACCGGCACCACGCAAGGAAGTGGTGAAAAACGAACCGAAGGAACAGACACCTCCGGCAGAACCTGTAACACCGCCTGCTACAGAAGCTCCCCGCAAAGAAGTGAAGAAAGAACCCGAAGCACGCCCGGTAACAGACGCGCCGGAAACAACAACACCTGCGCCTGCCCCTAAAACGGCAGCACCGGTGGTAGCTAACGGCGACTTCGAAAAACTGTATGAGCAACAGACCAACGGCGGTAAAAAAGCCACAACAGAGAAAGGCCCCGGCACCTGGTTTAAAAGCAACGCGGTAGGTAAATACTACGCGCTGCATAACACCGCGGCCCGCGGCACTATTATCAAAGTGACCAATCCGCTGAACGGTAAAGCGATCTATGCAAAGGTGCTGGACGTGATCCCGCAAATGAAATCCAACGCCGGCCTCATCGTGAAACTGAGCGATGGCGCTATGCAGGCACTGGGCACTACGGACGCCCGTTTCTATTGTGAACTGAGCTATGATAATTAATCACCGGACAACACCGGACATAAACGAAAAGAGCGGGATATTATATCCCGCTCTTTTCGTTTATGTCATGTATGTAAGGGCGTCAAAACCGGTACCCCCGCAGGAAAGCGGAGATATCCATGCGTTTCTTGCCTTCCAGCTGCACTTCATCGAGATAGAGGTATCCGTCCGGCGCCGCGATCCGCACATATGTTTTCTGGTCTGTGTCGAATTCACCGGGAGCAACGGACGGTTTTCCCGCTTCTTTGTGCGCCTTGTATATCTTCATGCTTTTATCCTGGATGGTGGTCCATGCGGCAGGATAGGGACTGAGGCCCCTCACAAGATTGTATATTTTATCCAGCGGGTCCTGCCAGTTGATCTGGCACGTTTCCTTGAATATTTTAGGCGCGTGTTTGATATCAGCGGCCGCGATGTTGGCCTGCGGCGTTTCCTTGGCGGTACCGGCGGCAATGGACTGCACTGTTTTCAGCAGCAGGCGGGCACCGGTATGCATCAGTTCATCATGCAGCTCTCCGGCTGTTTCATCATCGCGGATCACTACCTTGTCTGCCAGTAAAATATCACCGGTATCAATTTCATGTTGCAGTTTGAAGGTGGTCACGCCGGATTCTTTTTCTCCGTTGATGATCGCCCAGTTGATAGGTGCGGCGCCGCGGTAGTTGGGCAGCAGCGAAGCATGCACATTGATAGTGCCTTCAGGCGGCATGTTCCAGACAATTTCCGGCAGCATACGGAAGGCCACCACCACCTGGAGGTCCGCTTTGAGGGCCGTCAGTTGGGCAATGAACTCCGGGTTTTTCAGTTTCTCCGGTTGCAATACGGGCAACCCTTTGCTGACAGCATATTTTTTAACGGCGCTTTCCTGCATCTGCAGGCCTCTGCCGGCTGGCTTGTCGGGCGCTGTGATCACTCCAACGATATTAAATCCATTCTCTACCAGTATATCGAGGGATGCTACTGCAAAATCAGGCGTCCCCATAAAAACGATGCGAAGCTGTTTGTCCATATGACGCAAAAGTAAATGAATTATTCCTCGTACAGCAGGTATTTTGCGCGTATGGCTTTGAACTGCCGCAGTCCGGGTTCCCAGCTCCTGCGGATGTCGGCTTCTGATACGCCGCTTTTGATCTGCTGTTGTAATTGTGCATTGCCCGCCAGTTTATTGAAGAAGGCATTGAAGAATTTATCTTTCTGAGGATACAGCGCATATGCCTGTAACAGCCATTTGAGCGCTATTTTACGGCCTTTCGCAGGAGATGCTTCCGGTGACCTGCTCAGGTCAAATCCGTAGCACAGCTGGTCCTTCAGCGGTGGATTTTTGGCGCCTGCCACACTGCGGGGCGTAAAGGAAAATCCTTTCTTTGGGAACAGGGGTGAGCCAAACAGCTGGAAAGGCTTGTCTGTGCCACGTCCCAGGCTGATGGGCGTGCCTTCAAAGAAACAGAGCGAAGTGTACAGGTTCACAGCGGCCATATCAGGCAGATTGGGGGAAGGTGCTACCGGCAGACTGTAATACGTGTGATGGGTGTAATTTTCGCAGGGGACGACGGTCAGTTTGCATTTAACGCCTTTGCTCAGCCAGCCTTCGCCATTAAGCATTTGAGCGTATTCGCCTACGGTCATGCCGTGTACGATTGGAATGGGCTGCATGCCTACAAAAGAGCGGAAGGCGGTGTCCAGTACAGGTCCGTCTACATAATCGCCATTGGGGTTAGGCCTGTCCAGCACAATGATGGGTTTGTTGTTTTCTGCGGCAGATTCCATCAGTTCCTGCAGGGAAGAGATGTACGTATAAAAGCGGGCGCCTACGTCCTGCACGTCGAAGATGAGCACGTCCACGTCCTGCAAATCCGCAGCAGTGGCTTTACGGTGCTGGCCATATAGTGATACGACCGGCAGCCCGGTGTTTTTATCGGTGCTGTTGCCTACTTTTTCGCCGGCATCGGCTTGTCCGCGGAAACCGTGTTCTGGACTGAAGATTTTAGAGATATGCACCTGCAGTTTCAGCAGGGTGTCTACCAGGTGTGTAGTGCCAATAGTGGCGGTCTGGTTCACCAGCAGGGCCACCCGTTTGTTTTTCAGCAGTGGCAGGTACTGGTTGGTTTGTGCGGCTCCCGGTATAACATGGGAGGCATACTGTGCCTGCGCAGATGTCAGCAGGCCGCATAAAAGCGTGCAGATGATTAATAGACGGTTCATGGCCTTAATATACGGCAAAACCCTTATGGCAGTGAGAAAAATTGATGAGATATGGTCTGTTTTAGTATCTTGCGGCTATTATTCACTATAAACAACTAATTTATGCAAGCTGTTAAAAACGGGGATACTGTGAAGGTGCACTATCAGGGCCGTTTGACTGACGGGACCATGTTTGATTCCTCAGAGGGCAGAGCTCCGCTGGAATTCAAAGTAGGCGCCCACATGGTGATCAAAGGCTTTGAGAATGGTGTACTGGATATGACGCCGGGAGAGAAGAAAACCATCCATATCCCTGTTGATCAGGCATATGGTCCGAAGAATGATGAAATGATCATGGAATTCCCTAAAGCAAATATTCCTCCTGATCTGAACCCGGAAGTGGGCATGGAACTGCAGATGAGCAATCCTGAAGGCCATGTGTTCCAGGTGAGAGTAGCTGCTGTAGGTTCTGAATTTATCACCCTGGACGCTAACCATCCGCTGGCTGGTCAGGACCTGGTGTTTGATCTGGAACTCGTGGAAATCGTATAATATTTGGTTATTTGATCATTCAAATATTTCAATATTAAAATGATCAAATAACCAAATAACAATATTTTTAAGCCGGTACTTTAATAGGTATCGGCTTTTTATTTTCATCGATCGCTACAAAGGTGAAAGTGCCGCAGATAGCATGTTCCCGGTGATCGAGGTACATTTGCTCCACATAGATGTCCACCCTTACTTTCAGGCTGGTGTTGCCCACATGAATGACAGTGCCTACCAATTCAATGATGGTGCCATGCGGAATAGGTTTTTTGAAATCGATCCTGTCTGATGATACGGTGACGGTGCGCATTTTTGTAAAACGGGTAGCGGTGATAAAGGCCACTTCGTCCATAAGATGCATGGCGGTGCCGCCGAAAAGCGTGTCGTAATGGTTTACCGTGTTAGGAAATACCGCTTTGAAAATGCGTGTAACGGATTTCTCGATCTGTTCTTCGTATGCCATGTTATGATTTATAGTGGAGCGTCAGGCTGCTCTTGCATGACAGCCTTCAGCTCGCGTAAACAATTTTCGCAGAGGCAGCCCTGGTATTTTTCGCTTATCCTGAAACGTTCTTCCAATGTGAGCGGTACATCGCTGCACTGGCAGCGGTGAATACTGTTGACCCGGCATTCAAAAGCCCGGTTGCAGCGAGGGCAGGGGACAATTTCATGTTTCAGCATGTACCAAATGTACGAAATGCTGAAGGAATGAAATCACGCCAGTTGTTTCCTCACTTCACGGGCTGCCTGCACC
This window contains:
- a CDS encoding NAD(P) transhydrogenase subunit alpha — encoded protein: MEHILSFFQQHIELIYIVILSIFLGVEVISRVPSVLHTPLMSGANAIHGVVIIGAIIVMGQAEKDNYLALILGFLAVILGTVNVVGGFVVTDRMLEMFKKKKK
- a CDS encoding NAD(P)(+) transhydrogenase (Re/Si-specific) subunit beta produces the protein MGLSVLSIIYLIGSVTFILGLKMLSKPDTARKGNLVAAAGMALAIVGTIFLYKSEGKHLHNYGWIAAGLLIGTVIGVMAAKKVKMTAMPEMVSMFNGMGGACAALISIVEFDHLLHPDFTVNVDISGDGDALGRAIGEIWAAASRAMDHDLRGHLLIILLGLIIGAVSFAGSVIAWGKLNGRIKDFAFKGQHIVNLVVMAVVLLGAVVLIWTVNGRVEAAAEHSLLSFQLLFYLVLACALIYGILFVLPIGGADMPVVISLLNSFTGVAAACGGFLYNNPVMLTGGILVGSAGTILTILMCQAMNRSLKNVLIGSFGGGAAAAAAGGGEQGSYKEISLSDAAVVMAYASKVMIVPGYGLAVAQAQHACHELEKLLEDKGVEVKYAIHPVAGRMPGHMNVLLAEADVPYEKLLEMEDANAEMPTTDAVLVLGANDVVNPAAKSDPASPIYGMPILEVENAKLVIVNKRSMKPGYAGIENELFFQPKTSMLFGDAKQVLQQLVAEIKQV
- a CDS encoding methyltransferase RsmF C-terminal domain-like protein, coding for MSNHLPAALIASLEGLPGFDRAPFEQVHAAAEKITSLRFNPLKVRTAETQENILSALSASDAVQIPWSSAGYYLSQRPSFTFDPYFHAGAYYVQEASSMFLEHAVRTTVDLSRPLKVLDLCAAPGGKSTLLQSLLNEQSMLVANEVIKPRAALLADNLSKWGAANVVVSNNDPRDFSRLPGYFDLIVIDAPCSGSGLFRRDPELIPEWSPENVELCSQRQQRILADVLPALKEDGILIYSTCSFSKEEDEVILDWLADHFELENIALNVPSAWQIVPTVTDKRNCTGYRFYPNRLKGEGFFISCFRKRDMAHTAKRKETKQGVVSAKERELLSSWIQLPDGYSYLPHQDEMLILSPLVATEIAFLQQQLYIRKAGVKAGQPGKKELIPDHQLAMSPMVAAEVPVVDLELKAALQYLRKEDPGIDTPVRGWALMRYGQMPLGWAKILPNRINNYYPKELRILKDISGL
- a CDS encoding LysM peptidoglycan-binding domain-containing protein, with protein sequence MVKSILSIALFGLSAGVVKAQDTLLVQGTTPALYISHVVKKGENFYSLSRAYGVPPKEIAAANKITMDQGLQLGHLLHIPLTASNFSQKADASGTPVYHKVTDKETLYRVSVNHNKVPLDNIRQWNNFQGDGLKKDGYIIVGYLKGGNGAVASAPAPAPRKEVVKNEPKEQTPPAEPVTPPATEAPRKEVKKEPEARPVTDAPETTTPAPAPKTAAPVVANGDFEKLYEQQTNGGKKATTEKGPGTWFKSNAVGKYYALHNTAARGTIIKVTNPLNGKAIYAKVLDVIPQMKSNAGLIVKLSDGAMQALGTTDARFYCELSYDN
- the fmt gene encoding methionyl-tRNA formyltransferase; this encodes MDKQLRIVFMGTPDFAVASLDILVENGFNIVGVITAPDKPAGRGLQMQESAVKKYAVSKGLPVLQPEKLKNPEFIAQLTALKADLQVVVAFRMLPEIVWNMPPEGTINVHASLLPNYRGAAPINWAIINGEKESGVTTFKLQHEIDTGDILLADKVVIRDDETAGELHDELMHTGARLLLKTVQSIAAGTAKETPQANIAAADIKHAPKIFKETCQINWQDPLDKIYNLVRGLSPYPAAWTTIQDKSMKIYKAHKEAGKPSVAPGEFDTDQKTYVRIAAPDGYLYLDEVQLEGKKRMDISAFLRGYRF
- a CDS encoding exo-beta-N-acetylmuramidase NamZ domain-containing protein, giving the protein MNRLLIICTLLCGLLTSAQAQYASHVIPGAAQTNQYLPLLKNKRVALLVNQTATIGTTHLVDTLLKLQVHISKIFSPEHGFRGQADAGEKVGNSTDKNTGLPVVSLYGQHRKATAADLQDVDVLIFDVQDVGARFYTYISSLQELMESAAENNKPIIVLDRPNPNGDYVDGPVLDTAFRSFVGMQPIPIVHGMTVGEYAQMLNGEGWLSKGVKCKLTVVPCENYTHHTYYSLPVAPSPNLPDMAAVNLYTSLCFFEGTPISLGRGTDKPFQLFGSPLFPKKGFSFTPRSVAGAKNPPLKDQLCYGFDLSRSPEASPAKGRKIALKWLLQAYALYPQKDKFFNAFFNKLAGNAQLQQQIKSGVSEADIRRSWEPGLRQFKAIRAKYLLYEE
- a CDS encoding peptidylprolyl isomerase, translated to MQAVKNGDTVKVHYQGRLTDGTMFDSSEGRAPLEFKVGAHMVIKGFENGVLDMTPGEKKTIHIPVDQAYGPKNDEMIMEFPKANIPPDLNPEVGMELQMSNPEGHVFQVRVAAVGSEFITLDANHPLAGQDLVFDLELVEIV
- a CDS encoding acyl-CoA thioesterase, coding for MAYEEQIEKSVTRIFKAVFPNTVNHYDTLFGGTAMHLMDEVAFITATRFTKMRTVTVSSDRIDFKKPIPHGTIIELVGTVIHVGNTSLKVRVDIYVEQMYLDHREHAICGTFTFVAIDENKKPIPIKVPA
- a CDS encoding cysteine-rich CWC family protein, with amino-acid sequence MLKHEIVPCPRCNRAFECRVNSIHRCQCSDVPLTLEERFRISEKYQGCLCENCLRELKAVMQEQPDAPL